AATGAACAGATTAATGAAGATGGTCCTTTACAGATGCCAGAAAAAATCAGGATTGAACTGAAAAACGGAATTCATATTCATAAGGAGAGTGTTCCTTCAACTTTATTAGAAAAAATAGAGGACATCTCGTCATTCAGTAATCCGGAATTTTATAAGGCGCAAGCGAGGAGATTGTCGACTTATGGAATACCTCGGAGAATTCAGTGTGCGTATGAATTGGGGAATGAGCTCGTTCTACCTCGTGGCTGCTTAGAGGATTTACAAAGTCTGTTAAAAAATGAATCTATCCAGGTAGAACTAATAAATGATTCATATGAGGGCGAAAAAATTAAAATTGATTTTCACGGTAGCTTATCCATGCAGCAAGAAGAAGTCGTCAGTTCATTACTAGAAAACGAACATGGAACACTTTCAGCAACGACTGGATTTGGAAAAACTGTTGTAGCCATTGCTTTAATGGCGAGACGGAAAGTGAATACATTAGTCATTGTCCATCGCACTCAATTAATGAAACAATGGGTTGAACGGCTTGCCGCATTTTTGAATATTTCCCCAAAAGAAATAGGACAAATTGGTGGCGGAAAAAACAATATTACCGGAAAAGTAGATGTCGCAACGATACAAAGTTTAAATTACGGGGGCCATTTGAAATCTTTTAGTACGATGTATGGCCAAATAATAGTGGACGAGTGTCACATTATTTCAGCGATTACTTTTGAAAACGTTTTAAAACAAATAAGACCAGCATATGTATTAGGATTGACGGCCACCCCAAAACGTAAAGATGGATTGGACCCCATTATCACAATGCAATGTGGTCCGATTCGTGCAACTATAGATGCTAAATCACAGGCGAAAGTTCGTCCGTTTAGCCATCGGTTAATCACAAGAGAAACGAATTTTAAAACCAAAAAGACGGTATTTCATGAGATTTACGAAGAAGTAGCATTGGATTCGACGAGAAACACTCAAATATTTGATGATGTCTTAAATGCGTTGGAGAAAGGACGCTCCCCAATAATCTTAACAGAGCGATTGGAACACCTGGAAATAATGAAAGAAAAGTTTAACGGATTTGCAAAAAATATCGTTGTTTTAGCTGGAAACATGAAGAAAAAGGATCGAGAAAAAGAGCTTGAGCGTTTGTCTTCGATTCCGGACAGCGAAGAACGACTCATAATCGCAACTGGAAAATACATAGGCGAAGGATTTGACGATGCTCGGTTAGATACTTTATTTTTAACAATGCCAATTTCTTGGAAAGGCACCCTGCAACAATATGTCGGTCGTCTTCATCGAAACCACGAACATAAACAAGAGGTACAAGTATACGATTATGTAGACGTGAAAGTTCCTGTATTAAAGGGAATGTATGACAAGCGGCAATCTGGTTATAGATTGATGGGCTATGTGATTGCAGATGGGAAGGATTTGTCGGAACAGATGAGATTGTTTTAGGCTTACAAGCCGCGGGAATAAAATGCCTATTGCAGAGCCCAATTTTTATATGTACTATTTTATGCTTAGTAATAAACTGATTGAAGGATGCATAAGAAAATCTCCGTGTCAATATTAGAAACAAGGTACCTGTGCAAGAAACTATTCGGATAATACACTACAATTGCATAAAATGAAAAAGGGATATCGACTGTATAACGCTTTGTCGATATCCCTTTGATTTTTTAATCAATGTCGTGAATAGTCATAATTGTACCGTGCACAGGTACCTCAAAACTAACTTACTTCTTCTCCCTCCTTGCCCAATAAGTAGCCAACAACGGCCCAGAAATATTATGCCAGAAACTAAATATCGCACTCGGCACTGCCGCTATCGGACTGAAATGTGCTGCTGCCAAGGCGGCGCCGAGTCCGGAGTTTTGCATGCCGACTTCGATGGAAATTGCTTTTTGACTGGAATAATCGAGTTTGAATAACTTGGCGATTAGGAATCCGAACAAATAACCGAGTCCATTATGTAGAATAACGACTGCAAAAATTAGTAAACCTGATTCGATGATTTTATCTTTGCTCCCTGCAACGACCGCTGCAACAATCATGACGATGGCAATAACCGATACAAGCGGCATGATGTCCACGCTCTTTTTCGCCTGCTCTTTCAAGAAAAACTGAACAATTAACCCAAGAATCATTGGCAAGATCACAATCTTCATGATAGACGTGAACATGCTTGCAGCCGAAACTTCTAACCATTCGCGTGCAAGTACATAAATGATTGCGGGTGTTAAAATTGGCGCCAGCAAAGTAGAAACGGATGTCACCGCGACCGAAAGTGCTGTATTTCCTTTGGCGAGGAATGTCATTACGTTCGACGCTGTGCCGCCCGGACATGATCCGACGAGGATTACACCAATTGCAATTTCTGCTGGCAAATTAAACCCCTTCGCCAATGCATACGCCAGAAGCGGCATGACGATAAATTGGGACGCGACGCCGATTAAAACGCTTTTGGGTTGGCGGAAAACCTCGCCGAAATCTTTCACCGTTAATGTCATTCCCATTCCAAACATAATAACGCCGAGCAAAATCGATATGTATGGTCCTATCCAAAGAAATTGACCTGGTAGGAAAAATGCGAGTGCTGCAACGACAAGCACCCATATGGCAAATGTTTTGCCAAAAAACTGACTAACTTTTACAAGACCTTGCATTCTATTCATCTCCTTTTTCAACATGATAGCACAGTGGAATCAGATAAGCGCGGTTGTTCCCGCTAATGAAAAAACTATCCCTATGTCATTCCCCAAATGAAAAAAGGTACCTGTGCAAGAAACTATTTCGACAATACACTACAATTGCATAAAGCGAAAAGGGTATACCGACTGTGTAGCGTTTTGTCAGTATCCCTTGGCTATTTAATCGTGTTTTTGAATAGTCATAATTGCACCGTGCACAGGTACCTCTCTCCCGGTACCTCTCTCCCGATTCAGATAAATGCGTTTTTTTCTACTAATAAAAAACTATCCTATGCCATTCCTCAAAACACTAGTCCGAAAGATTCATCAAGCTATGTCTCTTGTCATCCTTCCAATCATATTTATTCAGAATTAATTAGCAGAACTGAACGAAAATAGCTATATCGCTAGACGAACTATATTAATTTACTATTTCATTTACTTCTTAAGTACTTTTCTATCATAAATCGCTATTACATAGTGTTCATTTTCAGAATACTTGAAGGGTTTGATTGCCACGGAAGGGAATACCTTCAAATGCAGTGAAAAAAGATAGGGAGGTAGGATGAATGAAGATAGGTGGGAAATTGAAAGTACTCATGCTTTCAATGATGTTGGCCGTGTCGAGTTTGTACGTTATGCCAATCCAATTTTCACAGACAGCCGTTGCACAGGAAAAAGGGCAAAGCGGGGCTGCATTTGATCAAAAAGTAATTTCGCGCATCAGTATGGAGCGAATTTACGAGGATGTCCATTATTTAAGTGAAACCATTGGCCCTCGCGTAGCAGGCACTGAAGAAGAGAAATTTACGGCAAATTATATCAAAGAACGCCTCTTGTCTTATGGATACGAGGTTGAGGTCCAGGATTTCAGTATTCCGGACTTAAAAGTAGGGCATTTGCAAACTGACAATGGAGATGAAGTGCTCATTAATATTCCGTCCGGATCCGCTGCTACAACGGAAGAAGGATTGACCGCTGAGCTTTATGACGCTGGGTTAGGTTATGCGGCTGATTTCACTGACGAGGCGGTAGGAAAAATTGCGCTTATTTCCAGAGGCGAATTAACATTTCAAGTGAAAGTGGAAAATGCAATTGCTGCTGGTTCGGCAGGCGTGCTTATTTATAATAATATCGATCAAGCCGGCCCGTTGAATCCTTCTATTAACGAGAATGCGCCGTTGCCAGTTGGCGGCATTACAAAAGTGAGCGGGGAAGCGTTGTTGGAAGATGTTGCAAGTCAAGATGGAACTGTCACGTTAAAAGTTAACGCTATCGAAAACGCGACATCTCAAAATATCATTGCCAAACGCACACCGAAAAAAGGTGGAAATCATGACATTTTACATGTTTCTGCTCATTTTGACAGTGTTCCTTTTGCGCCGGGCGCAAGCGATAATGCGTCGGGAACTGCAGTGGCACTGGAAATGGCACGCGTATTAAAAAGTTATCCAATCGATAAGGAATTAAGATTCGCTTTTGTGGGTGCTGAAGAAATCGGCTTAGTCGGTTCTCGTTACTATGTGAGCCAATTGACTGAAGATGAAATCGACCGAAGCCTCGCCAACTTTAATATGGATATGGTCGGTACTTCTTGGGAAAATGCGACCGCAATTTACATGAATACGGTTGATGGACAAGCAAATATTGTTTCAGAAACTGCTGCAGCAACGGCAGAAAGAATCGGTACGCCTTCTGAATTAGTTCTTTATCAAAGAGGTTCATCCGATCATGTTTCATTCCATGATGCTGGAATTGCGGCTGTGAATTTTATTCGCCGTGAACCAGGAACTGCTAACTTGGAACCTTATTATCACACGCCGCTTGATACGATTGAACATATCAGCGCAGAAAGACTTAAAGAAGCGGGCGATCTTGTCGGGGCTTCTGTTTATAGCTTGATTCGAAACTAATAGGAGGAATGAAGATTTCATGACGAAAAATAAATTTAAAAAAGTAGCGCTGACATTGGCGCTTTCAGGTGCGTTGGTATTAAGCGCATCGCCATTTGCATCACCGTATGCAGAAGTTGTCGAAACACCAATTGGCTACACATCCAATGGGAATCAAGACTCATCTAAAGACCAGAAAATCATTAAAAGAGTTGACGCCGAAAGGGCGATTGAACATATTCGGTATTTATCAGAAGAGATTGGGCCGCGACCAGGTGGGCTTAACGCGGAAAAAGAAGCTGCGGATTATGTTGCATCCCAGTTAAGAAGTCATGGGTACGATGTGGAATATCAATATTTTCCGGTAGCCGATCAATTTATAGCTGAAGTCGCTTTTGCGAATGGCGATTCATGGCAAATGGGGGCAGCGCCGAACGGTACATTAAGTAATGATCCTGTAAGCGGAGAAGTGATTTTTGTTGAAGGGGGGACTGATGCGAGTGATTTCCCGGCGGATACTGAAGGGAAAATCGTTTTAATGACGCGCGAAAGTTCAACTGCGAATTACCGTCTGCAAGTAGATAATGCGGTGAATGCAGGCGCGAGCGGCGTGATTTTGCAAAGTGTAGTTGGGGGCCGTGGAAACTATGGTTCTACGTTTAACCCAAGTTTGACGCAGGCGTATGATATTCCAGTATTCGGTGCGGCTTTCATTCAAGGCGAATGGTTGAAAGAACAGCTTGAAGAAGGGCCCGTTGCTTTGGAATTAACAGCGGAGCAACATTCAAATCTTGAGTCTGTAAACGTGATCGGCACGAAGAAGTCAAAGAATAAAAAAGCAAATGGAAAAGAAGTCATATTAAGCGCGCATATGGATAGTGTCGTCGGCGCACCAGGAGCGAACGATAACGCGTCCGGGACAGGGTTAATGCTCGAGTTGGCACGCGTATTCAAAGGATACAACACGGACAAAGATCTTAAATTCATTGCCTTCGGATCAGAAGAACGCGGCTTACTCGGCGCTAGACACTACGTGGATCAATTAACACAAGAAGAAAGAGATAATATCGAAGCAGTTTTCAATCCAGATATGGTCGCGACGAAATACGAAGAAGCTAGAAACTTGTACGCAATGACTGTTGACGGAAGCACGAATATCGTCACTGATTCTACTGTAGCAGCAGGCGCTAGACTAGGAAACTCTGATATTTTACCAGGTAAATTCGGATCTAGTGACCACGTTCCATTCCATAACGCGGGAATTCCTTCAGCGTTGTTTATTTGGATGGGAATCGATAGCTGGGATCCGCTCGTTTACCATATTGAAAAAGTGTATCACACGCCACAAGATACAATCGAAGACAATATTTCTTCCGAAAGAATG
This genomic window from Sporosarcina sp. Marseille-Q4063 contains:
- a CDS encoding DEAD/DEAH box helicase family protein, with the protein product MKDEMEKLIQENKYLKQLLAKMMNIENMNVSEKIVSRLSTLEEKISLYKSLFKGRTDVYALRWESKKGSSGYTPACALEWNKPICQKPVIKCSQCQHRQLLPLTDQVLVEQLNGEKTLGLYPLLQDGTCAFLAVDFDGNQWQRDVLAFSETCKKLNVPHSIERSRSGNGAHIWIFFTSNILASTARKLGMHLLTKTNERNGGIQLASFDRLFPNQDVLPEGGFGNLIALPLQKGPGQKGNSLFIDENFIPHPDQWMYLSTVRKIAKQQIHAILGDNEQINEDGPLQMPEKIRIELKNGIHIHKESVPSTLLEKIEDISSFSNPEFYKAQARRLSTYGIPRRIQCAYELGNELVLPRGCLEDLQSLLKNESIQVELINDSYEGEKIKIDFHGSLSMQQEEVVSSLLENEHGTLSATTGFGKTVVAIALMARRKVNTLVIVHRTQLMKQWVERLAAFLNISPKEIGQIGGGKNNITGKVDVATIQSLNYGGHLKSFSTMYGQIIVDECHIISAITFENVLKQIRPAYVLGLTATPKRKDGLDPIITMQCGPIRATIDAKSQAKVRPFSHRLITRETNFKTKKTVFHEIYEEVALDSTRNTQIFDDVLNALEKGRSPIILTERLEHLEIMKEKFNGFAKNIVVLAGNMKKKDREKELERLSSIPDSEERLIIATGKYIGEGFDDARLDTLFLTMPISWKGTLQQYVGRLHRNHEHKQEVQVYDYVDVKVPVLKGMYDKRQSGYRLMGYVIADGKDLSEQMRLF
- a CDS encoding bile acid:sodium symporter family protein; translated protein: MQGLVKVSQFFGKTFAIWVLVVAALAFFLPGQFLWIGPYISILLGVIMFGMGMTLTVKDFGEVFRQPKSVLIGVASQFIVMPLLAYALAKGFNLPAEIAIGVILVGSCPGGTASNVMTFLAKGNTALSVAVTSVSTLLAPILTPAIIYVLAREWLEVSAASMFTSIMKIVILPMILGLIVQFFLKEQAKKSVDIMPLVSVIAIVMIVAAVVAGSKDKIIESGLLIFAVVILHNGLGYLFGFLIAKLFKLDYSSQKAISIEVGMQNSGLGAALAAAHFSPIAAVPSAIFSFWHNISGPLLATYWARREKK
- a CDS encoding M20/M25/M40 family metallo-hydrolase produces the protein MKIGGKLKVLMLSMMLAVSSLYVMPIQFSQTAVAQEKGQSGAAFDQKVISRISMERIYEDVHYLSETIGPRVAGTEEEKFTANYIKERLLSYGYEVEVQDFSIPDLKVGHLQTDNGDEVLINIPSGSAATTEEGLTAELYDAGLGYAADFTDEAVGKIALISRGELTFQVKVENAIAAGSAGVLIYNNIDQAGPLNPSINENAPLPVGGITKVSGEALLEDVASQDGTVTLKVNAIENATSQNIIAKRTPKKGGNHDILHVSAHFDSVPFAPGASDNASGTAVALEMARVLKSYPIDKELRFAFVGAEEIGLVGSRYYVSQLTEDEIDRSLANFNMDMVGTSWENATAIYMNTVDGQANIVSETAAATAERIGTPSELVLYQRGSSDHVSFHDAGIAAVNFIRREPGTANLEPYYHTPLDTIEHISAERLKEAGDLVGASVYSLIRN
- a CDS encoding M20/M25/M40 family metallo-hydrolase; the encoded protein is MTKNKFKKVALTLALSGALVLSASPFASPYAEVVETPIGYTSNGNQDSSKDQKIIKRVDAERAIEHIRYLSEEIGPRPGGLNAEKEAADYVASQLRSHGYDVEYQYFPVADQFIAEVAFANGDSWQMGAAPNGTLSNDPVSGEVIFVEGGTDASDFPADTEGKIVLMTRESSTANYRLQVDNAVNAGASGVILQSVVGGRGNYGSTFNPSLTQAYDIPVFGAAFIQGEWLKEQLEEGPVALELTAEQHSNLESVNVIGTKKSKNKKANGKEVILSAHMDSVVGAPGANDNASGTGLMLELARVFKGYNTDKDLKFIAFGSEERGLLGARHYVDQLTQEERDNIEAVFNPDMVATKYEEARNLYAMTVDGSTNIVTDSTVAAGARLGNSDILPGKFGSSDHVPFHNAGIPSALFIWMGIDSWDPLVYHIEKVYHTPQDTIEDNISSERMQSALEVIGAGLFDVVRKDVPGLD